From a single Phragmites australis chromosome 7, lpPhrAust1.1, whole genome shotgun sequence genomic region:
- the LOC133924873 gene encoding uncharacterized membrane protein At4g09580-like, translated as MGREERFPVWEAALGAGVAAAFAAGLVGVYLSMPDSDYSFLKLPHNLEELQILTGHLENYTSDYTLQVLVGYCAVYIFMQTFMIPGTIFMSLLAGALFGQLRGLALVVFAATAGASSCYFLSKMIGKPLVFSLWPDKLSFFQKQVAKRREKLLNYMLFLRVTPTLPNTFINLASPIVDVPYHTFLVATLIGLIPAAYVTVRAGIALGELTSLSDLYDTQSIALLFLIGVVSVTPALLGKDEAQEKPLEMAVGAS; from the exons atggggagggaggagaggttcCCGGTGTGGGAGGCCGCGCTGGGTGCTGGGGTCGCCGCCGCTTTCGCCGCCGGGCTCGTCGGAGTCTACCTTTCCATGCCGGACTCCGACTACAGCTTCCTCAAGTTGCCGCACAATCTCGAGGAACTCCAAATCCTCAC TGGCCATCTTGAGAACTATACTAGTGACTACACCCTACAGGTGTTGGTAGGTTATTGTGCTGTCTACATCTTCATGCAGACCTTCATGATCCCAGGGACAATATTCATGTCATTACTTGCTGGTGCTCTATTTGGTCAACTCCGTGGCTTGGCCCTGGTGGTCTTTGCTGCCACTGCTGGTGCTTCTTCGTGCTATTTCCTGTCGAAGATGATTGGGAAGCCACTGGTGTTCTCACTGTGGCCAGATAAGCTCAGTTTCTTCCAGAAACAG GTTGCTAAAAGAAGAGAGAAGCTGTTGAATTACATGCTTTTCCTCAGGGTCACCCCAACATTGCCAAATACCTTCATCAACTTAGCTTCACCCATAGTAGATGTCCCCTACCATACATTCTTAGTGGCAACTCTCATTGGTCTCATCCCAGCTGCTTACGTAACTGTGAGG GCTGGAATTGCTCTTGGAGAGTTAACTTCTCTGAGTGACCTGTACGACACCCAGTCAATAGCACTATTATTCCTGATCGGTGTTGTTTCAGTCACACCAGCATTGTTGGGAAAAGATGAGGCACAAGAAAAACCATTGGAAATGGCGGTAGGCGCTTCATGA
- the LOC133924871 gene encoding WEB family protein At5g16730, chloroplastic-like, with amino-acid sequence MQGSKTKSGSAEAKSNGKPPEKKGTPPTPKDSKPRKPAVPKSTAAHGTPPSAPRAADKSPGSADRKAPTTKAAPRLTTPPEKQGKAAKPPPQELQALLAAVQEELTTAKELLMEKEKEKGKVLEELERAKKVADEASAKLQEALDVQRKPTEAAEAEKSSTVESEQTSIGSLQRKLESMQSQQEADAAALRSTVEQAEKARYELADAIDAKNEALSQADDTMRAAEANAEKVELLNAEVKRLKELVDSKMDGKAKKAAERIQKLETENSKLKLELEKVKAAEERVAELECMVKELNIDVADAKNAGSKSSELADEWKKKAQLLEVAVEEADRSNILKGESLDSAMKELGATSTLLRDKESEVAVLQDKVRFLEDEVARQKGDINVSGERFDAAEKEAADLWTEVEGLRLKLRAAEEEKLEALNSNKNASSELETLTEQKNQLDKELEASKDEADKVKKAMEGLASALHEMSAESREVQEKYLMKQDEIERVQAQVEELNMSLKNTKENYEVMLDEANYEKVCLTKSVERMEAEAKNTHEEWQSKELSFVNSIKKSEEEIVAIRLQMDRTLEVVKGKENENAQLQEKMQHLEVQLMEANRIREEAKAETLQWKEKLMDKENELQNIKQENDDLQAKEAAASEKIKELSSLVANAKDGMMNGGNKEDDNEKATSEEDDEPVVVVAKMWENSKFTDYDSSKENDDDSQADLESNKGDATLDSNGLHSIKENSSSASPTKQPRQQKKPLLKRFGGLLKKKSKN; translated from the exons ATGCAGGGCTCCAAGACCAA ATCTGGCTCTGCCGAGGCGAAGAGCAACGGCAAGCCGCCGGAGAAGAAGGGCACGCCGCCGACCCCCAAGGACAGCAAGCCGCGCAAGCCGGCTGTTCCCAAGTCGACTGCCGCCCATGGCACGCCGCCGAGTGCGCCGCGCGCGGCTGATAAGTCCCCCGGGTCGGCCGACCGCAAGGCGCCCACGACCAAAGCCGCCCCCCGGCTCACCACGCCTCCTGAG AAGCAAGGGAAGGCCGCGAAGCCTCCTCCTCAGGAGCTGCAGGCACTGCTTGCCGCGGTTCAAGAAGAGCTCACGACGGCGAAGGAGCTGTTgatggagaaggagaaggaaaagggcAAAGttctggaggagctggagcgtGCTAAGAAGGTGGCTGATGAGGCCAGTGCGAAGCTGCAGGAGGCACTCGATGTGCAGAGGAAGCCCACGGAGGCAGCGGAGgctgagaagtcctccaccgTCGAGTCGGAGCAGACAAGCATTGGGTCGTTGCAGAGGAAGCTGGAGAGCATGCAGAGCCAGCAGGAGGCTGATGCGGCCGCACTGCGGTCGACGGTGGAGCAGGCTGAGAAAGCAAGGTATGAGCTGGCAGATGCAATCGATGCCAAGAACGAAGCGCTCAGCCAGGCAGATGATACCATGAGGGCCGCTGAGGCGAATGCTGAGAAAGTCGAGCTCCTCAATGCCGAGGTTAAGCGCCTGAAAGAGCTGGTTGATTCAAAGATGGATGGCAAGGCGAAAAAAGCTGCTGAGAGGATTCAAAAGCTTGAGACAGAGaactctaaattaaaacttgaGCTTGAGAAAGTAAAAGCTGCTGAAGAGAGGGTGGCTGAGCTGGAGTGCATGGTTAAAGAACTTAATATTGATGTCGCTGATGCTAAGAATGCAGGATCAAAGTCGAGTGAGTTAGCTGATGAATGGAAGAAGAAGGCGCAGCTGCTGGAGGTCGCAGTAGAGGAAGCTGACCGATCTAACATTTTGAAGGGCGAGTCTTTGGATTCAGCAATGAAAGAACTGGGTGCAACAAGTACTTTGCTCCGGGATAAAGAATCTGAAGTTGCTGTTCTTCAGGACAAGGTCAGGTTTTTGGAGGATGAGGTGGCTAGGCAGAAGGGAGATATTAATGTGTCAGGCGAACGGTTTGATGCTGCAGAGAAAGAGGCGGCTGATTTATGGACAGAGGTTGAAGGGCTTAGGTTGAAGCTccgtgcagcggaagaagagaaATTGGAGGCCTTGAACAGCAACAAAAATGCTAGTTCAGAACTAGAGACCCTGACTGAACAGAAAAACCAGCTGGACAAGGAGCTTGAAGCTAGCAAAGATGAAGCTGACAAGGTTAAGAAGGCAATGGAAGGTCTGGCCTCAGCCTTACACGAAATGTCAGCTGAATCTAGAGAGGTACAGGAGAAGTACCTTATGAAACAAGACGAAATTGAGCGTGTCCAGGCACAGGTTGAGGAGCTTAACATGAGTCTGAAGAATACTAAGGAGAACTATGAAGTGATGCTTGATGAAGCAAACTATGAGAAGGTTTGCCTTACGAAGTCAGTTGAAAGAATGGAAGCAGAAGCTAAGAACACGCATGAGGAATGGCAGTCCAAAGAGCTAAGTTTTGTAAACTCTATTAAGAAGTCAGAAGAAGAAATAGTCGCTATCAGACTTCAGATGGATAGGACCTTGGAGGTGGTGAAAGGCAAGGAAAATGAAAACGCTCAGTTGCAGGAGAAGATGCAGCACCTTGAAGTTCAGCTAATGGAAGCTAACAGAATCAGAGAGGAAGCCAAGGCTGAGACTTTGCAATGGAAGGAAAAACTAATGGACAAAGAGAATGAACTACAGAACATAAAACAGGAGAATGACGACTTGCAGGCAAAGGAAGCAGCTGCTTCTGAGAAGATTAAAGAGCTGTCTTCCCTGGTTGCAAATGCAAAAGATGGCATGATGAATGGTGGTAACAAGGAAGACGATAATGAGAAGGCTACCAGTGAAGAGGATGATGAACCGGTTGTGGTAGTTGCCAAAATGTGGGAGAACAGCAAGTTCACTGACTATGATTCATCTAAGGAGAATGACGATGACTCACAAGCCGATTTGGAATCAAACAAAGGAGATGCAACTCTTGACAGCAACGGGTTGCACTCGATAAAGGAGAACAGTAGTAGTGCATCACCAACCAAACAACCTCGGCAGCAAAAGAAGCCTTTACTGAAGAGATTTGGTGGTTTGCTgaagaagaaaagcaaaaatTAG